The DNA region AGGCCGAGGTTCATGCGCGGGGTTCGTGCGCGGTCAGCCCGCGGATCATCCCGAGGTCATGTGCGCGGTCAGCCCGCGGATCACGGTGCCCGTTCGGGCGGCCAACGGCGAGACCATGTGGGACGTTCCTGTGCGAAGTCAGCCCGCAGTTGAGCCCGAGGTTCCTGTGCGAAGTCAGCCCGCGGTCATGTGGGACATTCGTGTGGCAGTCAGTCCGAGGTGCATGTGCGAGGGTCGTGTGCGTGGTCAGCCCGCGGATCACGGCGCCCGTTCGGGCGGCCAACGGCGAGGCCATGCTGGAGTTCGTGTGCGCAGTCGGCCCGCGGTTCGTGTGCGTGGTCAGCCCGCGGATCACGGCGCCCGGGCGGCCAACGGCGAGACCATGTCGGAGTTCGTGTGCGCAGTCGGCCCGCGGTTCATGCGGGAGGTTCATCCGCGCGGTTCTACCCGAGGTTCATGTGCGAGGGGTCGTGTGCGCGGTCAGTCCGCGGATCATGGCGCGCCCGTTCGGGCGGCCAACGGCGAGGCCATGTGGGAGGTTTCGTGTGCGCCAGTCGGCCCGCGGTTCCTGGGACGCTCGTGTGGCAGTCAGCCCGCGGTTCATGTGCGCAGTCAGCCTGAAGTTCACGTGGGAGGTTCGTGTGCCCGGTCAGCGCGCTGTTCAGCCCGAGGTTCGTGCCCGAGGTTCGTGCGCCGGTGGAGTGGGCGCCGGTGGAGCAGGCGCTTGTGGCGCGGGTGACCGGTGAAGTGGGCGAACCCGGCGCGAACCTCGCTCCCGACGGCAAGCACGTGGACGCGCGAAGGTACCGACGCCATGAAGCGGCCGGATCAGCGGACGATGCGGCTACGAGGCGGTCTCGGTCTTGTGCAGTCCCGGATTCTGAACCGGCGTGGACGGCATGAGGTTTCGGGTCGATCGACAATGCGGGCCGTGAGCGAGCGCCGCGTCACGGAGGCCCGTTGGCGAGCGGCCGTAAGAGCCGTCGACGCTGCGGAGGAGATGCTGGGTCGAGGGTGTATCCGCGCAGGTGAACGACGACGTGATGGTGGTGCCAGCACAGCGTTGTCAAGTTCTCCGGTTCGTGGCTTCCGCCGTCGGCCCGAGGCAGGACGTGGTGTGGCTCGAGCCGATATCTGGAGCGACACCCGTCGATTGTGCAACCGCCGTCTCGCCAGAGGACGAATCGTCGAATCGCGGGTGGGATCGCGCGAGACCTGTCGGTCGCGACTACCGGTCGGCCGTCGCCGACTCCCACGACGTCGACCGTGCCGGAGCAGAGGATGCGCTCGAGCGTCCCCGGACCGACTCTAAGTCCGTTGCCGGAGATCTCGGCGCCCGTCTCGCCTCCGCTCGGTGCAGCAAGGTCAGCGTCGACGAATACGGTCACGGCGGGCGCCCTCCCAGATTCCGGCGCTTCCCGGTCCAGTGAGTCCTGAGCGATAGAAACCAGAGCGTCGGCGAGCCTGGCGCCGCGGCTCTCTGTGCCTAGCTGCGTCGGAAGCTCATCCGATCGCTGGAAGAGAGCCTTCTCGATGGTGGAGTACTCGAAGCCGGGTAGCTCGCCCCACAGCCTGCCAGACGACCGATCGAGATTGGGTTGGAGAGCGACGTGGCGAGCTGCGGCGATGTCATGCTCGGTGCGACGACTGACATGCCGATGTCTGGCGGCGAGCCGCCCGATGCCGTCGATATCGAATCTGCGGGAAGCCTCGACCAG from Acidimicrobiia bacterium includes:
- a CDS encoding DUF222 domain-containing protein; its protein translation is MESEVTIDALEQELVACERIIGRLRAHQLGLMVRLDAAQVPQMDGSRSMLEWVAARCDTSHDTARMLTQAMRQFAEQEEISAGLTRGDVSFDRALATARLANSGADRELVEASRRFDIDGIGRLAARHRHVSRRTEHDIAAARHVALQPNLDRSSGRLWGELPGFEYSTIEKALFQRSDELPTQLGTESRGARLADALVSIAQDSLDREAPESGRAPAVTVFVDADLAAPSGGETGAEISGNGLRVGPGTLERILCSGTVDVVGVGDGRPVVATDRSRAIPPAIRRFVLWRDGGCTIDGCRSRYRLEPHHVLPRADGGSHEPENLTTLCWHHHHVVVHLRGYTLDPASPPQRRRLLRPLANGPP